The nucleotide sequence ACCTGCGGCAAAACCCTATCCCGAACACGGCTAGAACAGGCTACGCAAACTGGCTGACGGGCTCTGACCCAGTGCTGGCGATGGTTTTGCCGCCCAGAGCGGCAGGCACCTGTCCCGCAGAGAGCGCGACCGCAACGGTCAAGGCAGCCGGAGCCGACTTCTGTTACCGCTTTTTCGCCTACTACCCGGTCAAGCGTTCCGTCTGGGTCAGCGGCACCGGCGGCACTTCTGCGCCGTCGGCCAGCAATCCCGGCGACGAGCCAGCCAACGACAACGTCTGGGTGCTGGCCGAGTACCGCAAGACCCTGTACGGCTTCACTCCGGATTCAGCCGTTCCGACGGCGCTGGACGGTGGGGACGCCAACCTCCTGACCGATTACCTGGCCCCCACCTACGCCACCAGCGGGTTTACGACCAGCAGCAACACTTACAGGATGTTTACGCTGATTTCGGCCAATGGCGCTGCCACGTCCTCTACCAACCCGGTGAGCGGCGTCACCCTCAAGCTCGCGACCACCCGCAATACAGGCGGCAAAGTCCTGCGCTTGCCTGACCAGACAGGCACCTACACCATCACCATCTATCCGGCAAACCTCGGCAAAATCGCCTCCAATTGACAGCCGGGTGGCTCGACCCTCATGCTGGAACGTCCAGATTTTGCAGGAAGCTGTAGGGGCCTGTGCCCGCAGGCTCTACACTGGGTTTCATGCTCGTTTCCAGTCCGGTTCAGCATCTTCTGTCACGCGAACGCGAACTGCTCGGGGACCTGCAAGCGTTTCTGGAGGCGCAGGGCGCTCCGCCCGAGGTCGTCGAGCACGCCCGGACTGCCACACGCATGCTCGACGAGGCGTTCTTGCTGGTGGTGGTCGGAGAATTCAATGCGGGCAAGAGCAGCTTCGTCAACGCGCTGCTCGGTGCCCAGGTGCTGCCCGAAGGCGTCACCCCCACCACCGACCGGATTTACGTGCTGGTCCACGGCGAGACGCCCGGACAGCTCGAACCCACCCGTGACCCCTTCGTCAGCCGCCTGACCCACCCTCTCCCGAGTCTCGAAGGGGTGGCGCTGGTGGACACGCCCGGCACCAACGCGATCATCCGGCAACACCAGGCGCTGACCGAGGGCTTTTTGCCCCGCGCCGACCTGGTGCTGTTCCTGACGAGTGCCGACCGGCCCTTTACCGAGTCCGAGCGGCAGTTCCTGACCCTGGCCGCCCGCTGGGGCCGCAGTGTGGTGATGGTGGTCAACAAGGCCGACCTGCTGGAAACCCCCGAACAGGCCGAGCAGGTGCGGGCCTTCGTGGAAACGGGCGCGCGGGGCGTGCTGGGGCTGAACCCGCCGGTGTTTCTGGTCAGCGCCCGGCGCGAGCAGCGGGGAGGCGACGCGGGCTTTGCTGCGCTGCGCGGGGCGCTGCGTGAGCGGCTCTCGGAAACCGAGCGGGCGCGGCTCAAGCTCGCCTCGCCGCTGGGCACGGCGGCGGAACTGCTCAGCGGCGAGGCGCAGCGCACCGAGGCGGCGCGGGCCACCCTGCATGAAGACCTGCGCGTCCTGCGCGAGCTGGAGCAGCAGCGGGAGCGGCACCGCGAGGCGACGCGGGGCGAACTCGACGCGCAACTCGGGCGGGTGGGGCGGCTGCTCAGCGAGTTCGAGGTGCGGGCCGACAAGTTCATCGACGACAAGCTGCGTTTCGGCAACCTGCGCGGCCTGATGAACTCGCGCGATCTCGAAGAGCAGTTCCGTCGTGAAGCGGTGGCCGAGTTGCCGGAGGCCATCGAGCGGCAGTTCGGGGCCATGATCGACCGCTTCGTCGAGACCAACCTGCACTTCTGGGAAGACGTGCAGACCCTGCTCATTCGCCGCCAGCCCAGCGGCGAGGTCGCCCGCACCCGCTTTTCCTATGACCGGGGAGCGCTGCTTGAGGGCATCGCCGGAAGTGCCCGCGAGCAGCTTTCGGCCACCACCGAGCACCACCTCGCCCGGCAGTTCTCGCAGGACGCCGAGGACGCCATGAAAGGAGTCATCGGCAGTCTGGCCGGGGGCGTGGGCATCGGCGCGGGTGTCGGCGCCCTGATCGGGGCCACCGCCTTCGACTTTACGGGGGGCATTCTGGCGGGGCTGACCCTCGGCAGCCTGGGCCTGCTGCTGCTGCCCGGCAAGCGCACCCAGGCGCACCGGCAACTGCGGCAGCGGGTGGCCGAGCTGCGTGAAGCCCTCGAACGCATCGTTCGCCGCGAGTACGAGCAGGAGCAGGAACGGGCCGACGCCCGGCTGAGCGAAGCGACCCTGCCTTTTACCCGCTTTACCGAGCAGCAGCGCGAGCAACTGAGCGGCGCGGCGGAGCGTTCGGCAGAGTTGCGGGCGCGGGTGGAAGCCCTGCAGACCGAGGTGGCCCGCCTGGGCGCCTGAGCACCCCCGATTTCGCCCCCCGGCGGGCAGTGTCCCCGGCGCGGTGCCAGTTTCCCTCCTGCTTCGTCCTGTTAGCCTGCCCGCGTATGAGCGCCGCCTCGCCCGCCGCTATGTCCTCTCTGCCTCCTGTGCGGGTCGCCGCCCTGGGGGTGGGGGTGGCCCTGCTGGTGCTGGGGCTGAAGTTCGTCGCTTACCGCCTGACCGGCAGCGTGGCGCTGTACTCCGACGCCCTGGAAAGCATCATCAACGTGGTGGCCTCGGGCGCGGCGCTGCTGGCGCTGTGGGTGGCGGCCCGCCCCGCCGACGCCTCGCACCCCTACGGCCACACCAAGGCGGAATACCTCAGCGCCGTGGTCGAAGGGGTGCTGATCGTGCTGGCCGCGCTGAGCATCCTGCGGGTGGCGGTCCCGGAGCTTTCTCACCCCAGGGTGGTGGACGCCCCCTGGCTGGGGCTGGGCATCAACCTGGGGGCCAGCATTATCAATCTGATCTGGGCCAGCGTGCTGCTGCGCTTCGGCAAGGCGAGCCGCAGTCCGGCACTGACCGCCGACGGCAAGCATGTCATGAGCGACGTGGTGACCAGCGTGGGCGTGCTGATCGGGGTGGTGCTCGCCCGCTTCACCGGCTGGCACGTGCTCGACCCGCTGCTCGCGCTGCTCGTGGCGGTCAACATTCTCTGGAGCGGCTGGGGCCTGCTCAGCAGCAGCGTGGGCGGCCTGATGGACGCGGGGGTGGACCCCGACACCGACACGCAACTGCGCCGGGTCATCAGCGAGGAGGCCATCGGCGCCCTGGAAATCCACGACCTGCGCACCCGGCACTCGGGGCAGCTCACCTTCGTCGAGTTTCACCTCGTCGTGCCCAGCGAAATGACGGTGCGTGACGCCCACACCATCTGTGACCGCCTGGAAGACGCCATTCAGCGCGTCATCGGCGGCGCCCACGTCACCATCCACGTGGAGCCGCAGGACCAGGCCAAGCACTCGGGCGTGCTGGTCATCTGAACGGGCGCCCAATCCATTTTTCAAAGCGGAATCAAAGCGGGATCAGCCCAGTTCCTCGGCCTCGCGCACCAGGTCCATCACCCGTGAGCGGATCTGGCGTTCCTCGCGCAGGTAACGCCCGGCGCTCATCTGCACGCCGATGCTGGCGACCACGCTGCCGCCGTGGTGGTAGGGCACGGCCAGGGTGCACTGGCCCGGAATCCATTCCTCGATGGAGTAGGCGTAGCCCAGGCGCCGCACCCGCGCCACCTCGGTCTTCCACTCGTCGGCGGTGGTGATGCTGCTCTGGGTGCAGTGGGCGAACTCACGCGGGGTCATGCCCGCGTAGACATACAGCAGCTTGCCGCTCGCGGTGGCGGTGGCGGGCAGGTACACGTCGAGCGGCAGGTCGATGTCGGCGTCCGGGTGGCGCTCACGCATGGCGGCCACCACGTCCTCGCCTTCCAGAATGCACAGGAAGGCCACCGCCTGCACGTCGAGCGCCAGGCGCGTGAGCAGGGCGCGGGCGTCCTGAAACCAGGGCAGCGCCGAGGTGAGTTGCGCGCCCATTTCGGCGATGTGCCAGGACAGCCGGTACTTGCCGTGCGGGGTGCGGCGCAGGAATCCTGCCTCGGTCAGCCCGGCGAGGTAGGCGTGGGCGGTGGCACGCGGCACCCCGAGGTGGGCGGCCAGAGCACGCACCCCCCATTCGGGCTGCTCGGCGCTGAACGCACCCAGGATGTTGGACGCCTTTTGAAGAGAAAGCACCCGTCCAGCGTAAACGGACGCCCAAGTTCCTGTCTACTCTACGCCCCGTGTAGGTCTGCCTCCCTGTGGCCCCCCTCTCCCCCAAGAAGCGCTCAAATCCGCTCCGCTGCGCCCCCCCCCCGCTCCTCTGTTAGCTTGAACCATGCGAATGGGCCTGCGCCTCGGTGTGTTGCTGCTGTTTCTGATTCTTCTGGGGGTGCTGGCGGTGC is from Deinococcus wulumuqiensis R12 and encodes:
- a CDS encoding PulJ/GspJ family protein, which encodes MNVPDKRVRAEGFTLIELLVAIALLAVVLSALVAFFSQSSRVATESGSRAELQQEILNAQQLIAGRLKEAWYVYPAGYTLQLGASATSTANLRQNPIPNTARTGYANWLTGSDPVLAMVLPPRAAGTCPAESATATVKAAGADFCYRFFAYYPVKRSVWVSGTGGTSAPSASNPGDEPANDNVWVLAEYRKTLYGFTPDSAVPTALDGGDANLLTDYLAPTYATSGFTTSSNTYRMFTLISANGAATSSTNPVSGVTLKLATTRNTGGKVLRLPDQTGTYTITIYPANLGKIASN
- a CDS encoding dynamin family protein, coding for MLVSSPVQHLLSRERELLGDLQAFLEAQGAPPEVVEHARTATRMLDEAFLLVVVGEFNAGKSSFVNALLGAQVLPEGVTPTTDRIYVLVHGETPGQLEPTRDPFVSRLTHPLPSLEGVALVDTPGTNAIIRQHQALTEGFLPRADLVLFLTSADRPFTESERQFLTLAARWGRSVVMVVNKADLLETPEQAEQVRAFVETGARGVLGLNPPVFLVSARREQRGGDAGFAALRGALRERLSETERARLKLASPLGTAAELLSGEAQRTEAARATLHEDLRVLRELEQQRERHREATRGELDAQLGRVGRLLSEFEVRADKFIDDKLRFGNLRGLMNSRDLEEQFRREAVAELPEAIERQFGAMIDRFVETNLHFWEDVQTLLIRRQPSGEVARTRFSYDRGALLEGIAGSAREQLSATTEHHLARQFSQDAEDAMKGVIGSLAGGVGIGAGVGALIGATAFDFTGGILAGLTLGSLGLLLLPGKRTQAHRQLRQRVAELREALERIVRREYEQEQERADARLSEATLPFTRFTEQQREQLSGAAERSAELRARVEALQTEVARLGA
- a CDS encoding cation diffusion facilitator family transporter, with product MSAASPAAMSSLPPVRVAALGVGVALLVLGLKFVAYRLTGSVALYSDALESIINVVASGAALLALWVAARPADASHPYGHTKAEYLSAVVEGVLIVLAALSILRVAVPELSHPRVVDAPWLGLGINLGASIINLIWASVLLRFGKASRSPALTADGKHVMSDVVTSVGVLIGVVLARFTGWHVLDPLLALLVAVNILWSGWGLLSSSVGGLMDAGVDPDTDTQLRRVISEEAIGALEIHDLRTRHSGQLTFVEFHLVVPSEMTVRDAHTICDRLEDAIQRVIGGAHVTIHVEPQDQAKHSGVLVI
- a CDS encoding IclR family transcriptional regulator; this encodes MLSLQKASNILGAFSAEQPEWGVRALAAHLGVPRATAHAYLAGLTEAGFLRRTPHGKYRLSWHIAEMGAQLTSALPWFQDARALLTRLALDVQAVAFLCILEGEDVVAAMRERHPDADIDLPLDVYLPATATASGKLLYVYAGMTPREFAHCTQSSITTADEWKTEVARVRRLGYAYSIEEWIPGQCTLAVPYHHGGSVVASIGVQMSAGRYLREERQIRSRVMDLVREAEELG